Proteins encoded in a region of the Candidatus Zixiibacteriota bacterium genome:
- a CDS encoding response regulator, with the protein MPTTGRKILVVEDNPNMSSLLADMLEVFAIQSVRAVDGRDALSKVDQHDFAMVITDMRMPKMTGTELLVRLKEKRPDMPVVLISGFSLADADDQAAVQLADGFLSKPFRMNDIRRILEQHFTA; encoded by the coding sequence ATGCCCACGACAGGCCGCAAGATATTAGTCGTCGAAGACAATCCGAATATGTCCAGCCTGCTGGCGGACATGCTGGAGGTGTTTGCCATACAGAGTGTGCGCGCGGTTGACGGTCGGGACGCGCTCTCAAAAGTGGACCAGCACGATTTTGCGATGGTGATCACCGACATGCGCATGCCGAAGATGACGGGGACCGAGTTGCTGGTTCGCCTCAAGGAAAAGCGCCCGGACATGCCGGTGGTTTTGATCAGCGGGTTCTCCCTGGCCGACGCCGATGATCAGGCGGCGGTGCAACTGGCGGATGGGTTTCTTTCGAAGCCGTTTCGCATGAACGACATCCGTCGCATCCTCGAACAACACTTCACTGCATAG
- a CDS encoding VTT domain-containing protein translates to METPSSHGGNPLRRLYHWVLSWAQRPGGTAALAALGVAESSVFPLPPDPLLMALCLGKPQRSYFFATVLSVASVAGGMIGYGIGMFFWDVWGGWFMANVPGVTQSGFDRVARLYQTYDFWAVFAAGFSPIPYKLFTIAGGVFRISFPIFVLASVLSRSARFFLIALLLRSYGVPIQSFIDRHLGWLSLLFVILLLGGFLFLR, encoded by the coding sequence ATGGAAACTCCATCGTCCCACGGAGGAAACCCGCTGCGCCGCCTGTACCATTGGGTCCTATCCTGGGCACAGCGTCCCGGCGGAACTGCCGCCCTGGCTGCTCTCGGCGTCGCTGAATCGTCGGTCTTCCCGCTGCCGCCCGATCCGCTGTTGATGGCACTCTGTCTGGGGAAACCGCAAAGAAGCTATTTCTTCGCGACCGTGTTGTCGGTGGCCTCGGTGGCCGGCGGAATGATCGGATATGGTATCGGGATGTTCTTTTGGGACGTGTGGGGCGGCTGGTTCATGGCCAATGTGCCGGGCGTGACGCAGTCGGGGTTCGACCGCGTCGCCCGCTTGTATCAGACCTATGATTTCTGGGCGGTGTTTGCCGCCGGCTTCTCCCCCATACCATACAAGCTGTTCACCATTGCCGGCGGTGTATTCAGGATCAGCTTTCCAATCTTTGTGCTGGCCTCGGTATTGAGCCGCTCGGCGCGTTTTTTTCTCATCGCACTGCTGCTGCGCTCCTACGGTGTTCCCATTCAGAGTTTCATCGACCGACATCTGGGATGGCTGTCGCTCCTGTTTGTCATCTTACTGCTGGGCGGTTTCCTGTTTCTGCGGTAG
- a CDS encoding efflux RND transporter periplasmic adaptor subunit, translating into MLLLGALLAVIGCGSDHAAVPGTGGDSHALTVEAVIVAPQLLYDRITTTGTLIANEEVQLRPEVSGRITGVHFDEGRRVRKGDLLLQINDSELKAQSSRKEYETRLAANDESRKRSLLDINAISREEYDKSLNTLRMLQAEMDVIRSQLAQREIRAPFDGVIGLRYVSEGGFVNSNMLAATMQDLDPMKVEFTVPEKYARRLNDGTNVMVRVGDSEEEYRGVIYAVESKIDPATRTIKSRATIPNPESRLIPGSFAKIEITLAELYDALVIPAEAIIPELSGQKVFVCTGGQSKPVSVTTGIRTERGVQITEGLAPGDTLITTGLLQLSDGRAVQIASFAGQ; encoded by the coding sequence ATGCTCCTCTTGGGGGCTCTGCTCGCGGTCATCGGCTGCGGCTCCGACCACGCGGCCGTGCCCGGTACAGGAGGCGATTCCCACGCGCTCACCGTCGAAGCCGTCATCGTGGCGCCGCAGCTCCTCTACGATCGTATCACCACGACCGGCACACTGATCGCCAATGAAGAGGTCCAACTGCGCCCCGAAGTCTCCGGGAGAATCACCGGAGTCCACTTCGATGAGGGTCGCCGTGTCCGCAAAGGCGACCTGCTCCTGCAAATCAACGACAGCGAACTGAAGGCGCAGTCGTCCCGAAAAGAATACGAGACCCGTCTGGCGGCCAACGATGAAAGCCGCAAGCGGTCGCTTTTGGACATTAACGCCATCAGTCGCGAAGAATACGACAAGAGTCTCAACACGTTGCGGATGCTGCAGGCGGAAATGGACGTCATCCGCTCGCAGCTGGCGCAGCGTGAGATTCGTGCGCCCTTCGATGGGGTCATCGGGCTGCGGTATGTCAGTGAGGGAGGGTTCGTCAATTCGAACATGTTGGCGGCCACGATGCAAGATTTGGACCCGATGAAAGTCGAGTTCACGGTGCCGGAGAAATACGCCCGACGGCTGAATGACGGGACGAACGTCATGGTGAGAGTCGGAGACTCCGAAGAAGAATATCGCGGCGTCATCTACGCGGTCGAGTCGAAAATTGACCCAGCCACGCGGACGATCAAGTCGCGCGCGACCATCCCCAACCCGGAATCGCGCCTGATCCCGGGTTCATTCGCCAAGATCGAGATCACACTGGCCGAGTTGTACGACGCGCTGGTCATTCCCGCCGAGGCAATCATCCCCGAGTTGTCCGGGCAGAAGGTGTTTGTCTGTACGGGCGGACAATCGAAGCCTGTTTCGGTGACAACCGGGATCCGCACCGAACGCGGCGTTCAGATTACCGAGGGCCTGGCCCCCGGCGATACCTTGATCACGACCGGCCTGTTGCAGCTCAGCGACGGTCGCGCCGTTCAGATTGCTTCATTCGCGGGACAATAA